Proteins encoded in a region of the Candidatus Methanoperedens sp. genome:
- a CDS encoding mechanosensitive ion channel family protein: MDFANYTAFIDSQISHSFGLGAQATDVTVALIIVAVFAVLARITAYLLHVILPRFTAKTETTLDDELIRALQRPIQLFVMVTGFSLAVHSLEMGTVYFESFDKIMSILFILLGAYLVSNIVHGLIQWYSNDIAPRTKSKLDDQLMPFLDKVDRIVVFAIALLMILDRLGYPITPVLASLGVAGIAVAFAAQETLSNVFGAFSILTDRPFKIGDRIEISDTEIGDVVDIGVRSTRIKTADNKVIILPNSVISKGKIVNYAEPDIRVRFTIKVSISYKSNIDQALETMIEIAKNTEGVIQNPVPRAYVVTLSSYSIDLVMHVWVKDYRLEFEVPDRIYREIIRRFAEEKIEIPYPITTIIRSPPEQINP, translated from the coding sequence ATGGATTTTGCAAACTACACCGCGTTCATTGACAGCCAGATTTCCCACTCTTTTGGTCTCGGAGCTCAGGCTACCGATGTCACGGTCGCGCTGATTATAGTTGCAGTCTTTGCTGTACTCGCAAGAATCACTGCATACCTGTTGCACGTGATTCTCCCGAGGTTTACCGCAAAGACAGAGACAACGCTGGACGATGAACTCATTAGAGCATTACAACGGCCAATCCAGCTCTTTGTAATGGTGACAGGATTCAGCCTTGCTGTGCATTCACTTGAGATGGGAACCGTATATTTTGAATCATTTGACAAGATTATGTCGATCCTGTTTATCCTTCTCGGGGCATACCTTGTATCCAACATTGTTCATGGCTTGATACAGTGGTATTCGAACGACATAGCTCCCAGGACGAAATCCAAACTCGATGACCAGCTGATGCCCTTCCTGGACAAGGTGGATAGGATCGTTGTATTTGCAATAGCCCTGCTGATGATACTCGATAGGCTCGGCTACCCGATAACTCCGGTGCTGGCAAGCCTTGGTGTTGCGGGCATAGCTGTAGCATTTGCCGCCCAGGAAACTCTCTCAAATGTATTTGGTGCTTTCTCTATACTGACTGACAGGCCTTTCAAGATAGGGGACAGGATCGAAATATCAGATACCGAGATCGGGGATGTGGTTGATATAGGGGTACGCAGCACACGGATTAAGACCGCAGACAATAAGGTAATAATTCTGCCAAATTCCGTGATTTCCAAAGGAAAGATCGTGAACTATGCTGAACCCGACATAAGGGTAAGATTCACGATCAAAGTCTCGATAAGTTATAAGTCCAATATAGATCAAGCCCTTGAGACGATGATCGAAATTGCAAAAAACACCGAAGGCGTGATACAAAATCCGGTTCCGAGGGCATATGTGGTGACACTTTCAAGTTACAGCATAGACCTTGTAATGCATGTATGGGTGAAAGATTACCGGCTTGAGTTCGAGGTGCCTGATCGAATATACAGGGAGATAATCAGGAGATTCGCAGAGGAAAAGATCGAGATACCATACCCCATAACAACGATAATCAGGTCGCCGCCTGAACAAATTAATCCATAA
- the hemA gene encoding glutamyl-tRNA reductase, with translation MSEISSMLITHSKATIDEMEGAWHGGIDQLLIRLKSHELVEECAVLKTCNRVEVYVVSPKGSKVLFEFAKRMKVSSRIVDFLDHEESLRHLLRLTCGLESMIVGEDQILGQVKELFIMAKKAGAIGKTLDTAFNKAIQVGKRVRNETGINKGSISIGSAAVELADQGLCGLEGKTVMVIGAGEMGTLVAKALANKNIKVIYVANRTFDKAEALACELQGKAIRYELMQDYIPISDVVISATSAPHFVLTQEIMSGIMEKRKKEIMLIDIGNPRNIESTVGEIPDVKLHNIDGLKSISEANLAKRREEAKKAELIIEEELGLLKKQYKRQQADKIISALYSKVEDIREKEREAAINKLKSRHTIGDIEREVLDDMTHSFANQILAEPTKILRNAAEHNDERFLDTVAELFKLNGVKENK, from the coding sequence ATGAGTGAAATATCAAGTATGCTTATTACGCATTCCAAAGCCACCATCGATGAGATGGAGGGCGCATGGCATGGCGGCATCGACCAGCTTTTGATCCGACTTAAATCCCATGAACTCGTTGAGGAATGTGCCGTACTTAAAACATGCAACCGTGTTGAAGTTTACGTGGTTTCTCCGAAAGGGAGCAAAGTTCTTTTTGAGTTCGCAAAGAGAATGAAAGTCTCATCCCGGATCGTGGATTTCCTTGACCATGAGGAATCACTCCGCCATCTTTTGCGCCTCACCTGCGGGCTTGAGTCAATGATAGTCGGCGAAGACCAGATACTCGGCCAGGTCAAAGAATTGTTCATAATGGCAAAAAAGGCGGGGGCTATTGGAAAAACCCTTGATACTGCATTCAATAAGGCTATCCAGGTGGGAAAGCGCGTTCGGAACGAAACCGGAATAAATAAAGGTTCTATATCCATCGGCTCTGCCGCGGTCGAACTTGCTGACCAGGGACTATGCGGTCTGGAGGGGAAGACGGTGATGGTCATAGGTGCAGGAGAAATGGGAACCCTCGTGGCAAAGGCCCTTGCAAACAAGAACATAAAAGTCATTTACGTAGCCAACAGGACATTTGATAAAGCAGAAGCCCTGGCATGCGAGCTGCAAGGCAAAGCTATCAGATATGAGTTGATGCAGGACTACATCCCGATATCGGATGTGGTTATAAGTGCCACTTCAGCACCGCATTTCGTCCTGACGCAGGAAATAATGTCAGGCATAATGGAAAAGAGAAAAAAAGAGATAATGCTTATCGATATAGGGAACCCTCGAAATATAGAGAGTACGGTGGGGGAAATACCGGATGTCAAGCTGCACAACATCGACGGCCTGAAAAGCATAAGCGAGGCGAACCTTGCAAAGCGAAGAGAAGAGGCAAAAAAAGCCGAACTCATAATCGAAGAAGAACTCGGCCTCCTCAAGAAGCAATACAAGCGCCAGCAGGCGGATAAGATCATCTCAGCGCTTTATTCAAAGGTAGAAGATATCCGGGAAAAAGAGCGCGAAGCGGCCATAAATAAACTCAAGTCCAGGCATACTATTGGGGATATTGAGAGAGAGGTTCTGGATGACATGACGCATTCTTTTGCCAACCAGATCCTTGCCGAGCCGACAAAGATACTCAGAAATGCGGCAGAGCATAACGATGAAAGGTTCCTGGATACTGTGGCGGAATTATTTAAGTTAAACGGCGTGAAAGAGAACAAATAA
- a CDS encoding bifunctional precorrin-2 dehydrogenase/sirohydrochlorin ferrochelatase, whose amino-acid sequence MKKFLPLMLDLSGKEVIIFGGGNVGERKALLFCDHARVTVVSREFTPSLIRLSEQGKIKLVRVENLVEKDTARYLDNAFIVIPATNDAALNEKIAQISWQEGMLVNRVDDTGDIIVPSVIRRGDIIIGISTLGQSPALSKYIRQRIEKVITPGFERMSQLQNEIRELLKLKVDDQKKRREILWNIINDNDVWIALEESYEKAYKEASKHIGKIE is encoded by the coding sequence ATGAAGAAATTTCTTCCTCTGATGCTTGACCTTTCGGGAAAAGAAGTGATCATTTTTGGAGGTGGAAACGTCGGTGAACGCAAGGCATTGCTTTTTTGTGATCATGCCAGAGTAACAGTTGTGAGCCGTGAATTCACTCCTTCATTGATCAGGCTTTCTGAGCAGGGTAAAATAAAACTGGTGAGGGTAGAAAACCTTGTTGAAAAGGACACGGCTCGCTACCTGGATAATGCTTTCATAGTCATCCCGGCGACGAACGATGCTGCCTTGAATGAGAAAATTGCCCAAATATCATGGCAGGAGGGCATGCTGGTAAACCGGGTTGATGATACAGGTGATATCATTGTTCCTTCTGTGATCAGGCGCGGGGATATCATAATAGGGATATCTACTCTTGGCCAGAGCCCTGCGCTTTCAAAGTATATCAGGCAGAGGATCGAAAAAGTAATAACTCCCGGATTTGAGCGGATGTCGCAGCTCCAAAACGAAATCCGTGAACTGCTGAAATTGAAGGTAGATGACCAGAAAAAACGCAGGGAGATATTGTGGAATATAATCAATGATAATGACGTATGGATCGCGCTTGAGGAATCGTATGAAAAAGCATATAAAGAAGCTTCAAAACATATAGGTAAGATAGAATGA
- a CDS encoding Lrp/AsnC family transcriptional regulator: MDQTDVKLLKSTQDGIPIVSLPFKQIAREIEIPENEVLERLDKLIKEGVIRRFGASIGHRAVGITANAMCTWNVPDEKVEEVGAIMAGFPEVTHCYERPRFPGWKYNLFTMIHAYSREECEKVAKQISIAAGISDYSILFSEREFKKTGVRL; encoded by the coding sequence ATGGATCAGACTGATGTAAAGCTCTTGAAATCAACGCAGGATGGAATACCAATAGTATCTCTTCCGTTCAAACAAATAGCGCGGGAGATCGAAATCCCCGAGAACGAAGTTCTGGAAAGACTTGACAAACTTATTAAAGAAGGCGTGATCAGGCGTTTTGGCGCTTCAATAGGGCACAGGGCTGTCGGAATAACAGCAAATGCCATGTGCACATGGAATGTTCCTGACGAAAAAGTGGAAGAGGTCGGGGCAATAATGGCGGGTTTCCCGGAAGTCACCCATTGTTATGAACGCCCGCGCTTCCCGGGTTGGAAATATAACCTCTTTACCATGATCCACGCCTATTCGCGCGAAGAATGTGAAAAGGTCGCAAAGCAGATATCCATTGCAGCGGGGATCAGTGATTACAGCATACTATTCAGTGAAAGGGAGTTCAAGAAAACTGGCGTGAGGCTATGA
- a CDS encoding CDP-alcohol phosphatidyltransferase family protein, whose translation MLDTTKEYIRTLLRPLAKKIIGVNPNTITFLGLSLSLLSAVFFARGEVLIAGIVLLAGGFFDAFDGAVARENNRITKYGGFLDSVCDRFADSGVIIGAMYGGLAVFSPFPEWFIGTLAIVGSLMVSYTRARAEAAGASASVGIGDRPARVSIIIIGAFLDKVSWAILLVAILSFITVFQRIAYVKKILK comes from the coding sequence ATGCTCGATACGACAAAAGAGTATATCAGGACATTATTAAGACCTCTTGCCAAAAAGATCATTGGGGTAAATCCAAACACTATAACCTTTTTAGGTCTATCATTAAGCCTTTTGTCAGCAGTCTTCTTTGCAAGGGGCGAAGTTTTGATCGCGGGTATTGTTCTTCTTGCAGGCGGTTTTTTTGATGCTTTCGATGGGGCAGTGGCACGGGAAAATAACAGGATAACAAAATACGGGGGGTTCCTGGATTCCGTGTGCGACAGGTTTGCAGATTCCGGAGTTATCATAGGTGCGATGTATGGTGGTCTTGCTGTTTTCTCCCCTTTCCCTGAGTGGTTCATCGGTACCCTGGCGATCGTTGGCTCCCTGATGGTAAGTTACACCAGAGCGCGCGCGGAGGCTGCGGGTGCCAGCGCTTCAGTGGGAATAGGAGACAGGCCTGCCAGGGTATCAATAATAATAATCGGGGCATTTCTCGACAAGGTCAGCTGGGCAATTCTTCTCGTTGCCATACTTTCATTTATCACGGTCTTCCAGAGAATCGCATACGTTAAAAAAATACTTAAATAA
- a CDS encoding inositol-3-phosphate synthase, which translates to MAEIRIALAGVGNCASSLIQGLNYYRDVKKSDVLVPGLMHNSLGGYLISDIKPVAAFDVDKRKVDTDLSEAIFSEPNCTKKFSDVTGMDVAVMKGQVLDGVAPHMKDYFLVDDKQKPVDVASVLKKTKADILINYLPVGSEEAVKWYASQALEAGCAFINCIPVFIASDKQWAEKFKRAKLPVIGDDIKSLVGATIVHRTLTQMILDRGARIDSTYQLNIGGNTDFRNMTDQSRLKSKKISKTESVASQIPYDAYVYAGPNGCIDCLNDNKVCHLKIDFRLFGDVPAYIDLKLSVEDSPNSAGVVVDAIRVAKIALDRKIGGPVIPASAYFMKHPPQQMREGEARQELEEFIKG; encoded by the coding sequence ATGGCTGAGATTAGAATTGCACTAGCAGGTGTAGGTAATTGCGCTTCATCTTTGATACAGGGACTGAATTACTATAGGGATGTCAAAAAATCAGACGTACTTGTTCCTGGACTGATGCATAATTCCCTGGGAGGATATCTTATCTCGGACATAAAACCTGTTGCAGCATTTGATGTTGATAAGAGGAAGGTAGATACGGACCTATCCGAGGCTATTTTTTCAGAACCTAATTGTACAAAAAAGTTCTCCGATGTAACCGGGATGGATGTTGCGGTGATGAAAGGTCAGGTTCTGGACGGTGTGGCACCGCATATGAAAGATTATTTCCTTGTGGATGACAAACAAAAACCAGTAGACGTTGCATCGGTTTTGAAAAAAACAAAAGCCGATATATTGATAAATTACCTTCCGGTAGGTTCCGAAGAGGCGGTCAAATGGTATGCTTCGCAGGCACTTGAGGCAGGATGCGCTTTCATAAACTGCATCCCGGTATTCATTGCTTCGGATAAGCAGTGGGCGGAAAAATTCAAGAGAGCGAAACTCCCTGTGATAGGCGACGACATAAAAAGCCTCGTAGGAGCAACGATCGTGCACAGGACATTGACGCAGATGATACTTGACCGCGGAGCGAGAATAGACAGCACTTACCAGTTGAATATCGGGGGTAATACCGATTTCAGGAACATGACGGACCAGTCCAGGCTTAAATCCAAGAAGATCTCCAAGACAGAATCAGTGGCTTCGCAGATACCCTATGATGCCTACGTTTATGCAGGCCCCAACGGCTGCATTGACTGCCTTAACGATAACAAGGTATGTCACCTGAAGATCGATTTCAGGCTCTTTGGAGATGTCCCGGCTTACATCGATCTGAAACTTTCAGTTGAAGACAGCCCGAACAGTGCCGGCGTTGTGGTGGATGCCATCCGCGTTGCGAAAATCGCACTTGATAGAAAGATCGGCGGACCGGTAATACCAGCATCAGCATATTTCATGAAGCACCCTCCGCAGCAGATGCGAGAGGGAGAGGCGCGCCAGGAACTGGAAGAGTTCATCAAAGGCTGA
- a CDS encoding TldD/PmbA family protein, translating into MTDIFELAYSALDYAKKAGADEAEIYCIKGRSVTIDVHRDEIDLAKESLLQGIGIRVIVNGAVGFSSTNDPEHLNDACVLAVKSAKVRNFDPDWSGLPEKKRLPAVKDVFDRRIADIDIESCIDFTMDMIDGAKSVHHVEPTSGHLVCASSENLIINSHGVEIDQKDSISEASIDTIAKSASISTASEFDVSRKLDIDFYRIGEKASSLASRSQNGIPTESRDTVVLLEPLAFADILENTLISSLNADNVQKGRSALIGKMGSNIAAGELSIIDDGTFPGGIGTAASDDEGTPSKRNRVITKGVLSSFLYDCYTAGKEKKESTGNAVRGSFTSTPSVGIRNLIIEHPSFDIIADSRDGVVVNTVIGAHTANPISGDFSVEARNSFLIKNGEIHSPIKSMMISGNIFDVLQGIDGIGKDVRKVGNIITPTVRVSRMKIIG; encoded by the coding sequence ATGACCGACATTTTTGAGCTTGCATACAGCGCGCTTGATTATGCAAAGAAAGCGGGGGCTGATGAGGCTGAAATTTATTGCATCAAGGGGAGATCTGTAACTATCGATGTGCACAGGGATGAAATTGACCTGGCGAAGGAGAGTCTTCTCCAGGGGATCGGGATCAGGGTTATCGTGAACGGTGCTGTAGGATTTTCAAGTACAAATGATCCTGAACATTTGAATGACGCCTGTGTACTTGCAGTTAAATCAGCAAAGGTAAGGAATTTCGACCCGGATTGGTCAGGGCTTCCTGAGAAGAAAAGACTGCCTGCCGTAAAGGACGTTTTTGACAGAAGGATTGCTGATATTGATATAGAGTCGTGCATCGATTTTACCATGGATATGATCGATGGGGCAAAGTCCGTTCATCACGTGGAGCCGACTTCAGGGCACCTTGTCTGTGCATCTTCGGAAAATCTCATCATTAATTCCCACGGTGTCGAGATAGACCAGAAAGATTCCATTTCAGAAGCTTCAATAGACACAATCGCAAAGAGCGCTTCGATATCAACTGCTTCGGAATTTGACGTATCAAGGAAACTTGATATCGATTTTTACAGGATTGGAGAAAAAGCATCAAGTCTCGCTTCTCGGTCGCAAAATGGCATTCCTACAGAATCGCGAGATACGGTCGTGCTGCTTGAACCTCTTGCCTTTGCTGATATTCTTGAGAACACGCTCATTTCATCGCTGAACGCTGACAATGTGCAGAAAGGACGTTCGGCATTGATCGGAAAAATGGGTAGCAATATCGCAGCGGGTGAACTTTCTATTATTGACGATGGTACATTTCCGGGAGGCATCGGAACTGCTGCTTCCGATGATGAGGGTACGCCTTCAAAAAGGAACCGGGTTATAACAAAAGGTGTGCTGTCCAGTTTCCTTTATGATTGTTATACTGCGGGGAAGGAGAAGAAAGAAAGTACCGGTAATGCGGTCAGGGGGTCTTTCACTTCTACGCCTTCGGTTGGGATACGCAACCTGATAATTGAGCATCCGTCTTTCGATATTATTGCCGATAGCCGGGATGGCGTTGTAGTGAATACGGTAATTGGGGCGCATACAGCAAATCCCATTTCGGGCGATTTTTCAGTCGAGGCACGGAATTCGTTCCTGATAAAGAATGGCGAGATCCATTCGCCGATAAAGTCAATGATGATCTCCGGGAACATATTCGATGTGCTTCAGGGCATAGACGGAATTGGAAAGGATGTCCGAAAAGTGGGGAATATTATTACACCCACGGTTAGAGTATCAAGAATGAAGATCATAGGCTGA
- a CDS encoding radical SAM protein, whose protein sequence is MRVLIIDGYVDEPACLGVPPYISPYPRYIAGALVEKGVKQDHVFYRTIDWMRQHREKLRFDMIVIVAGMTVPGKYLRANPITRSEIQELSHLDGVKILGGPIRLGFGEEGGTSARELAMPGIITARKDVESFVYDLLDNMKDPDSIQHRMRSTAEIARWGEKGAFIIRQHPDYPYIMCELETYRGCPRHSHCSFCTEPFYGKPDYREIKEVIKEVSALYEQGARYFRIGRQPDLFMYRAKDGIPDPIAIEVLYKGIRNAAPELKVLHMDNANPVTLARYPEESRRIAKTIVKYHTSGDVAALGMESADPEVIKENDLKAQPEEVFEAIKLLNEVGAARGESGLPELLPGINFVHGLKGETKKTFELNFEFLKKVLESGLMIRRVNIRQVMTFSGTPMYGHEELVVKHKELFLSYKEKMRNEIDLPMLRKLVPVGTILRDVRTEIFDKITYGRQFGTYPLLVGIPAQVELDRFFDIMVTDHGFRSITGIPVPVNINRAQLKIIEQIPGVGKKQAGKILIGRPYKDKEDAAKRTGIKSELLEYISYS, encoded by the coding sequence ATGCGAGTCCTGATCATTGATGGTTATGTAGATGAACCGGCATGCCTGGGTGTACCGCCTTACATCTCGCCGTATCCAAGGTATATTGCAGGTGCACTGGTTGAAAAAGGGGTAAAGCAGGATCATGTCTTTTATCGCACCATTGACTGGATGCGCCAGCACAGGGAGAAGCTCCGGTTTGATATGATCGTAATCGTGGCGGGCATGACCGTGCCCGGGAAATACCTGAGAGCCAATCCGATAACAAGGAGCGAGATCCAGGAGCTATCGCATCTGGATGGAGTAAAGATACTTGGAGGGCCTATCAGGCTGGGTTTCGGGGAGGAGGGCGGAACTTCGGCAAGAGAGCTGGCAATGCCCGGGATCATCACTGCAAGAAAGGATGTGGAGTCATTCGTTTACGATCTGCTGGATAACATGAAAGACCCGGATTCCATACAGCACAGGATGAGGAGCACAGCAGAGATCGCAAGATGGGGCGAAAAGGGAGCGTTCATAATCCGGCAGCACCCGGATTATCCATATATCATGTGCGAGCTTGAGACATATCGTGGTTGTCCTCGCCATTCCCATTGTTCTTTTTGCACAGAGCCCTTCTACGGCAAACCAGATTACCGCGAGATAAAAGAGGTAATTAAGGAGGTGTCTGCACTATATGAGCAGGGGGCCAGGTATTTCAGGATAGGAAGGCAGCCTGACCTCTTCATGTACAGGGCAAAAGATGGTATTCCCGACCCGATTGCCATCGAGGTACTATATAAGGGGATACGAAATGCGGCGCCGGAGCTCAAAGTGCTACACATGGACAATGCAAACCCTGTGACACTGGCAAGATATCCGGAGGAATCACGGAGGATCGCAAAGACCATTGTGAAATATCACACATCAGGAGATGTGGCTGCACTGGGTATGGAAAGCGCGGACCCGGAAGTTATAAAGGAGAACGATCTGAAAGCTCAACCAGAGGAGGTATTCGAGGCCATAAAGCTCTTGAATGAAGTGGGTGCTGCGCGGGGAGAGAGCGGCCTTCCTGAACTTTTGCCGGGTATTAATTTTGTGCATGGGTTAAAGGGGGAGACAAAAAAGACATTCGAGCTCAACTTTGAGTTCCTGAAAAAAGTTCTTGAGAGCGGTCTCATGATACGCCGCGTGAATATCAGGCAGGTGATGACCTTTTCGGGGACGCCCATGTACGGGCATGAAGAACTCGTGGTAAAGCACAAGGAATTGTTCCTGAGCTACAAGGAAAAAATGCGAAATGAGATAGACCTGCCAATGCTTCGAAAGCTGGTACCCGTTGGAACGATCCTGCGGGATGTGAGAACCGAAATTTTTGATAAGATCACATATGGTCGGCAGTTCGGGACTTACCCTCTTCTCGTGGGCATCCCGGCGCAGGTAGAATTGGACAGGTTCTTCGACATAATGGTGACAGACCATGGATTCAGGTCGATAACCGGTATACCCGTGCCTGTGAATATCAATCGGGCGCAGCTGAAGATCATTGAGCAAATTCCCGGTGTTGGGAAGAAACAGGCAGGGAAGATCCTGATAGGGAGACCTTATAAAGACAAAGAGGATGCTGCGAAAAGGACGGGGATAAAGAGTGAACTGCTGGAGTATATTAGCTATTCATAG
- the cca gene encoding CCA tRNA nucleotidyltransferase — protein MMKDLDRIRASVLSRIKPANEEKERLQALAEDIIGRINDIGRKEGLSISGRLVGSSARGTWLSGGHDLDIFIMFPPDASREYLEEKGLYVARKIAEKAQKSEERYAEHPYINAVFDGFEVDLVPAFGVSSAAEIKSAVDRTPFHNNYVLSGIKGLEDDVLLLKQFLKGCGVYGSELKTHGFSGYLAELLIINYGSLMAVLEASCQWKPGMTIDIEKHGSIAHQDPLVVVDPTDPARNVAAALSLDNLCVFMDRACEFLEQPGENYFNIAVLVPPDDTGFRDVFNARGTSLIAIEFTTPDIVDDVLFPQLHKMEESVQEMLERYGFRVYNSGAWADKKAIILFEIESAVLPQVKKHTGPQVWAGEHAVAFKSKYKNSNTFSNVYIRNGKYMVEIQRKYTEARKLLQSEVPKCGLGKHVGLSIKEGYQILENNQILEVKEKEFRNFLWKFIKK, from the coding sequence ATGATGAAAGACCTTGACAGAATCCGGGCCTCAGTACTATCGAGGATCAAACCCGCTAACGAAGAAAAGGAGAGGCTCCAGGCCCTTGCGGAGGACATAATTGGCAGGATCAATGATATTGGCAGAAAAGAAGGGTTAAGCATAAGTGGCAGGCTTGTGGGTTCATCCGCGCGCGGGACGTGGCTTTCGGGGGGGCATGACCTCGATATTTTTATCATGTTCCCGCCCGATGCATCAAGAGAGTATCTTGAAGAGAAAGGGCTTTATGTGGCGCGCAAAATTGCAGAGAAAGCGCAGAAAAGCGAGGAGAGATACGCAGAGCATCCTTATATCAATGCAGTGTTCGACGGCTTCGAGGTCGATCTTGTCCCGGCATTTGGGGTTTCGAGCGCAGCGGAGATAAAATCAGCCGTGGACAGGACGCCTTTCCACAACAATTACGTTCTGTCCGGGATAAAAGGGCTTGAGGACGATGTACTGCTGCTGAAGCAGTTCCTGAAAGGATGTGGTGTATATGGTTCCGAGCTGAAGACCCACGGTTTTTCAGGTTATCTTGCTGAACTGCTAATAATTAATTACGGCTCGTTAATGGCAGTTTTGGAAGCTTCCTGCCAATGGAAACCCGGGATGACCATTGACATAGAAAAGCATGGCAGCATTGCTCATCAGGACCCGTTGGTCGTAGTAGATCCAACGGATCCGGCGAGAAATGTCGCGGCCGCATTATCCCTTGATAACCTGTGCGTTTTCATGGATAGAGCCTGTGAATTCCTTGAACAGCCTGGAGAAAACTATTTTAATATCGCGGTTCTCGTCCCTCCCGATGATACGGGTTTCAGGGACGTTTTTAATGCGAGGGGCACATCTTTGATAGCCATAGAATTCACAACACCGGATATCGTGGATGACGTATTGTTCCCGCAGCTTCATAAAATGGAGGAATCGGTCCAGGAGATGCTTGAAAGATACGGATTCCGCGTGTATAATAGCGGTGCATGGGCTGATAAAAAGGCTATTATTTTATTTGAAATTGAGTCGGCAGTGCTTCCGCAGGTCAAGAAACACACAGGTCCGCAGGTTTGGGCAGGAGAACATGCCGTTGCGTTCAAATCCAAGTACAAGAACTCAAATACCTTTTCCAATGTATATATCAGGAATGGAAAATATATGGTGGAGATCCAGAGAAAATATACCGAGGCAAGAAAACTCCTGCAATCCGAGGTTCCAAAATGCGGTCTCGGGAAGCATGTGGGTTTGAGCATCAAAGAAGGATACCAAATTCTGGAAAATAATCAGATATTAGAGGTCAAAGAAAAGGAGTTCAGAAATTTCCTCTGGAAATTTATCAAAAAATAA